From the genome of Flavobacterium sediminis:
TTAGAAACCATTACAGTTGCCGGAGAAGGTAAAAATATGGTGGAAAGCGGAGCAATACAAAATGTACTGACCTTCGGAGATGAGGTTGTCGTAGATTTGCTGCTTAATACGCCGGCTCTTCATATCAGAAAAAGAGCAGAGGTTGATATTATGAAAGTAATACATGAAAAGGTGTATGAGAAAGCAAAAGTAAAGGTCAATGTTAAAGTAGAAGTTCCGGAAAAAAAGGAAGAAGAGAACGTAATCAAAGGAAAACAGATTCCCGGTATTAGTAATATTATTGCCGTTTCATCCGGTAAAGGAGGGGTCGGAAAATCAACGATTACGGCTAATTTAGCAGTGTCTTTGGCAAAAATGGGCTTTAAAGTCGGTGTTTTAGATGCTGATATTTACGGACCTTCAATGCCTATTATGTTTGATGTGGAAAATGCGAAACCGGTATCTGTTGAAGTGGAGGGCAAATCAAAAATGCAACCTGTTCAAAGCTATGGTGTCGAAATCCTTTCGATCGGATTTTTTACTAAACCGGATCAAGCGGTTATTTGGAGAGGACCAATGGCGGCGAAGGCACTGAACCAAATGGTTTTTGATGCGAACTGGGGCGACATCGATTTTATGTTGATAGACCTTCCTCCGGGAACAGGAGACATCCATTTATCAATTATGCAATCTTTACCTCTTACAGGAGCCGTTGTGGTAAGTACTCCGCAAGCGGTTGCTCTGGCTGATGCCAAAAAAGGAGTGGCAATGTTCCAGAATGAAAATATCAAGGTTCCCGTATTAGGTATAATTGAAAACATGGCCTATTTTACACCGGAAGAATTACCGGAGAATAAATATTATATTTTTGGTCAGGAAGGAGCTAAAAATCTGGCAGAAGATCTACAAATTCCGTTTTTAGGAGAAGTTCCTTTAGTACAAAGTATTCGTGAAGCGGGCGATTACGGACGCCCTGCAGCTTTGCAGACAGCGACTCCGCTTGAAAAAGCATTTGAGGAATTAGCTCGTAATGTAGTACAGGAAACGGTAAACAGAAATGACAATCTTCCTCCTACAGAAATTGTAAAAATAACAACTATGGCAGGATGTTCTGCTGTTAAAAAATAATGCCTTTCATAGCGCATAAACAAAAGGTATGACACAAGAAGAAGTAAAAAATAATATTGAAAAAGCACTGGACGAAATCCGTCCGTTCTTAAATTCTGATGGTGGAGATATTTCATTGGTTGAGATCGTTGACGGTAAACACGTAAAGGTTAGACTGGAAGGAGCTTGTACAAGTTGTAGTTTAAGTATCAGCACAATGAAAGCCGGAGTAGAAACGACTATCAAAAAATATGTACCGCAAATAGAAACAGTAGAGAATGTAGCTTAGGTTACAGAGTGAACTGTTCGAAAAAGTTAATTTAGTATTGCGTTTGGGGCGTCTCAAAACGAGTAAACTTTACACCGTAAAGTCCCATGCAAAAACTGATAAAAGTCATAGGGATTAAGTTTCACTTAAAAGAACTTTGCCCTGTAAAAAACCATATTTAAAATGATTGAAACAGATATAGTGATAATCGGTGCCGGGCCTACTGGTCTTTTTGCCGTTTTTGAAGCCGGACTGCTTCAAATGAAATGCCACATTATTGACGCACTTCCGCAACCGGGAGGACAATTAGCAGAATTATATCCTAAAAAACCTATTTTTGATATACCGGGTTATCCAGAAGTCTTAGCAGGAGATTTGGTAAATAATTTAATGGAACAAATTAAACAGTTTCAACCGGGTTTTACCTTAGGAGAAACTGCGGAAACAATTGATAAATTAGAAGACGATACCTTTGTTGTAACGACTAAAGAAGGAACAAAGCACAAAGCTAAAGCAGTTGCTATTGCCGGTGGTCTAGGAACTTTTGAACCTCGTAAGCCGGTTTTAAAAGACATTGAATTTTATGAGTTAGAAGACAGAGGTGTTGACTATTTCGTAAAAGATCCTGAAAAATACAGAGATAAAAATATTGTGATTGCCGGAGGAGGAGATTCAGCCTTGGACTGGTCTGTTTTTTTGTCAAATGTAGCGAAATCAGTGACTTTAGTTCACAGAAGAAATGAATTCCGAGGAGCATTAGATTCAGTAGAAAAAGTAAAAGAATTAAAAGATGTCGGAAAAATTAAATTGATTACTCCTGCAGAAGTTGTCGGATTTAATGGTAGTGAGAGAATAACAGCTGTCGATATTGAAATTAATGGTGCTCGTATGAATGTAGAGTGCGATTATTTTATTCCTTTGTTTGGTTTGACACCTAAATTGGGACCCATAGCTGATTGGGGATTGGAAATCGAAAAAAATGCTATTAAAGTAAATAATGCTTTAGATTATCAGACCAATATTGACGGGATTTATGCTATTGGCGATGTGAATACATATCCGGGAAAATTAAAACTGATCTTATGTGGTTTTCACGAAGCAACTCTAATGTGCCAGAGTGTTTATAACCGAATCAATCCGGGAAAACGTTATGTGTTGAAATATACAACCGTTTCCGGTGTTGATGGTTTTGACGGAACTCGTAAAGAAGCAGAAAAAGCAGTTGTAAAAGCAATAGAGTAATGGCGCAAGACGTAAACATAAAAATAACAGACCGAAACGGAGTGACTCACGAAGTTTTAGCTCCTACCGATATGAATATGAACCTGATGGAGTTAATCCGTTCCTATGAATTAGCCGAAGAAGGTACTTTAGGAATTTGCGGAGGGATGGCTATGTGCGCATCTTGTCAGGTATATATCTTAAATGATGTGGTACCTATTGACCGAAATCCGGATGAAGAAGCGATGCTGGACGAAGCCTATCATGTTCAGCCAAATAGCAGGTTGGGTTGCCAAATTCCCATAACGGAAAATTTAGAGGGTTTAGCAATACAAATTGCACTGGAACAATAAAAAAAGCGAGAATTTTTTCTCGCTTTTTTTGTAACAAAACTTTAACACTTCCGTATAAGAAGTGTAATATTTAACCACAACAATGAGTTCTACTTTCAATTTTCCGGGATTGCATGTTCTTTTAACATTGGAAACCTCGGATATTCAAAAATTAACTAACCATAGTTTATTTAGTCGCTTTACAGACGAAATCCTTAAAAAATACAGTTTAGAGAAAGTAGGGGAAACTATTCACGAGTTTGAAAATAAAAGTTTTACCTCGGCAGTATGTTTAAAAGAATCGCATATTTGTGTTCACACCTGGCCTGAATATAATCAGTTAACATTGGATGTTTATTTGTGTAACTATTTAAAAGAGAATTCAGGAAAAGTAAAGAAAATAGCTGCTGAGTATAAAGATTATTTTGAAGCTGAAGTTATTAAAGAATTTGAAATTTTAAGATAAATGATTTTTACTTGCTCTAACTGTCAGACTTCACACAGCTTCAATATTGATTTTGATGTAGTCGAATATATTTGTCCCGGGTGCAGGTCTGAATATGAATTTAAGAATGGAAAGCAGCTATTTTTACGAAAAGGAAGAGATAGAAGTAATATTACGTTCGAGGAAACTTTAAAGGTCGGTAATAAAGGAACTTTAAAAGGAATTGAATACACAGTTATAGCACTGGTGTTAAAAGAGGTTTATGCTCAGGCTCAATGGGCTGAGTATACATTGATGAATGCAAAAGGGGAAATCGTGTATTTGTCAGAGTGTAACGGGCATTGGATCTTTTTGAAAGAAGTAAGAACGGATTTGATAATCAAAAAAAGACCTAAACAGATTAAATATAATGATATAGACTTTTACTTGTTTGAATATTCAAATGTAGGAATAGAATTAGCCAAAGGTGTTTTTGATTATGCCGTTCCGAATGATAAAATCAGAGTAACGGAATATATCAATCCGCCGTTCATTATGTCCTTTGAAAAGCATTCAACTTTTTATTCCGAATTTTTTGGAGAACATATTTCGGCGAGGGAAATACGAAACGGATTTAACTGTTCTGTTCCTTACAGGTCAGGGGTAGGAGCAATTCAACCATTTTATGTTAATGTAAAGAATACATGGATGATTCTTTGTGTGACGGCATTGTTAATTCTTGGAACCCATTTTGCGATATATAAAAATCAAAGTGATCAAAATATAGTAAATGAATCGATCCCGTTTTCCAAGACATCTAATGAATTTATAAGTAAATCATTTGAACTAAAAGGAGGTTCGGCACCTTTAGGAATTAAAGTTGCTTCTAATGTTGATAACTCGTGGGCAAATGTTCAGTTAGCTTTAGTTAATGAAAAGACAGGAGAAGAACGTTATGCAAGTAAAGATATTGAATATTATCACGGTTATGCAGATGGAGAACAATGGAGAGAAGGAAGTACCGGTGAAAGTTTTAATATTTGCGGAGTTCCGGAAGGAAAATACCATTTGGTAATTTCAGCTCAAAAGGCACCAAATGATTTAAGTAATCGCAGCGTTCAGGTAAGAGCAACCTGGAATCAGGCTTCCTCCAGAAATTTATATATGGTTTTTATATTTATGGCTGTTTTTGGTGCCATCGTCTATTATGGCGAGGTGCTGTTTGAACGCTACAGATGGTCAGAAAGTGATTATAGCCCTTATAACGAATAATAATTATGGAAAAATTGATTTCATTTTTAGTAAATAACAAGATGAGTTTGTTGATCGCTTTGTTATTTTATACACTTTATGCCTATTACACATATGCAGGAAATAGAATTTGCGATTGCGAATCAACAGAAAATTATAAGCAAACTAATTATAATAACCACAGAACCATTAACAGTTTTTATCACAAATAAATTTTAACAAGATGAATTTTTTTACAACGCCAGTTTTTAATTCTATCCTATTTTCATTTATTGGATTTTTTATTCTATTAATCGCATATTTTATTGTTGAGAAGTTAACTCCGGAAAATACATGGAAAGAAATTGTTCAAAAGAATAATATTGCAGTTGCGATTGTTTTTGCAGCTTTTATTATAGGAATTTCGATGATTATCAGTGCGGCAATTCATGGGTAATAAGTTTTTTAAATTTGAATTTTTACTGTTTTTAGCGGTATTTACTATTGCTACCTGTGGCTTAGTTTACGAATTGGTCGCAGGAACTTTAGCAAGCTATTTATTAGGAGATTCCGTTAAGCAGTTTTCTTTTATCATTGGAGTTTATCTCTTTTCAATGGGAGTAGGCTCTTATTTTTCAAAATTTATTCGCAATAAACTACTCAATACATTTATTGAGATAGAGATTTTAGTGGGAGTAATAGGAGGTTTAAGTTCAACGGTTTTGTTTGTACTTTTTGAAAGTGTCTATTATTTTCAATTCATCTTATATTTATTTGTTTTTACAACCGGATGTTTAGTCGGACTTGAGATTCCTTTATTGATGAATATCTTAAAAGACAGGGTGAAGTTCCGAAACTTGGTGTCCAATGTTTTCACGTTCGATTATATTGGGGCTTTATTAGCTTCGATACTTTTTCCTTTGGTTTTAGTTCCCCAGTTAGGATTGGTAAGAACGTCTCTTTTCTTCGGGATGATAAATATTAGTATAGCAATAGGATTAAGTTTTATCTTGACAAGTGAGTTAAAGAAACCTCTTTTTCTTAAAATAAAAGCCATTGCCTCTTTTGTGATACTTCTCGTTGCATTCATCTTTTCAGAGAATATATTATCGTATTCAGAGTCTAAATTATATGGTGAAAATATTGTGTATACGCATTCAACACCTTACCAAAGAATTGTTTTGACCCATGTGAAAAACGATTACAAATTGTATTTGAATAATAATCTGCAATTCAGTTCGGCAGATGAATACCGCTATCATGAAACTTTAGTGCATCCGGCGATGTCCATTGCCAAAAAGGCGGAGAACATTCTTGTGTTAGGAGGAGGAGATGGTTTGGCTGTAAGAGAGATCTTGAAATATCCGGAAGTTAAAAAAGTAACATTGGTAGACTTAGACGAGGGAATGACTAAACTTTTCATGACAAATAAAGTGCTTTTAGACTTTAATAAAAGTTCTCTGCAAAATGAAAAAGTTACTGTAGTAAATAGTGATGCTTATTTGTGGTTAAAGCAATGCAATCAAAAATTCGATGTTGTAATCATTGATTTTCCCGATCCGTCTAATTATAGTTTAGGAAAATTATATACACTAAATTTCTACAGAACATTGAATCAATGTGTAACGACCGAGGGAGTAGTGATTATCCAAACCACATCGCCTTATTTTGCACCTAAATCTTTTTGGTGTATCAATGAGACTGTGAAGCAGGCAATTCCGAATGCAGATGCGCTTCATGTTTATGTGCCTTCGTTTGGAGAATGGGGATTTACAATTGCAGCTAAAAATCCTCAAACAAGCTTTAGCGAAGTGAATAGAAAAGTAAAAGGCTTAAGATTTTATGACTATGACTTTGAAAAGCTGAATGATTTTTCGAAAGACATGAAAATCTCTCAAGTTGAAATTAATAAGTTGAACAACCAAATACTAGTTCGCTATTTTGATGAAGAGTGGAGTAAATTATAAAATAACACGACGTACATTTTTTAAAACAGTAGCTTTTTTGGGTGTTTTGTCTGCGGCGGTTACATCTTGTAAGGAAAAGATTGTTTCGTTTTATTTTAAAAAAACGATGACCAATTATAATTTGGGACATCGTTTGTGGTTAAAAGATTTTCCGGAAGTCACAGAAGTTTCTCATATCAAATATGTTATTATCGGAGGTGGGATTTCAGGTTTGAGTGCTGCCCGACAATTTGTAAAAAAAGGAATTCAGGATTTTATGCTGTTTGAACTGGAAGATCATTTAGGCGGAAATTCTTCAAACGGAGAAAACCAATATTCGAAATATCCTTTAGGAGCTCATTATTTACCTATTCCGAATAAAGAAGATAAAGAACTGCTTCAGTTTCTGGAAGAAGAAAAAATAATTGTAGGGTACGAAAATAACCAACCTGTTTTTGATGAAGAACAGCTTAGTTTTTCTCCGCAGGAACGTTTATTCTATAAAAATACTTGGGTAGAAGGTTTAATTCCTAAAATTGGAATATCTAAGCAAGATCAGCAAGATATTGAACGTTTCTTTGTGAAAGTAGAAGCGTTTAAAAAAGCTAAAGATGAAAAAGGAAACTATTGGTTCGATATTCCCTTAAAGAAAGCGTCAAGAAACGGTGATGTTTTAGCTTTTGATAAAATCACGATGAAAGAATGGCTTCAAAAAGAGTTATTGACATCGAAAGTGTTATTTCAATATATTGATTATTGCTGTAGAGATGATTATGGATTGGGAGCAGAACACATCTCGGCTTGGGCAGGTATCCATTATTTTGCCGGGAGAAAACATGATTTTATTGGTTATGAAGACAATGTACTAACTTGGCCAGAAGGAAATGCCCGATTGACTTCATTGTTGAAAAAATATGTAGAGAAAAAACATTTGACAAAACATGTAGTTTATAATGTTCAGTTACAAGATGACAAGGTAGAATTAAACCTTTTTGATGCTGAAAAGAATAGTTCCAAAAAGGTCATAGCAGAAAAAGTAATTGTAGCTACTCCTCAATATGTCAATCAATATTTGTTTCAGGATAGAAAACAAATTACTAAAAGTTTTAAATACGCCCCTTGGGTTCTGACTACTTTAACAGTGAACCATCTTTTTGATAATAATAGTTATCCTTTGTCTTGGGACAATGTTATTTACGGAGCCAAAGGATTAGGATATATTTACAATCAACAGCAATCATTAGGGCAAGTGCAGCCTAAAAAGGTGATTACATATTACTTGAGCTTAGCTGAAGAAGACACGCTAAAAAGCAGAAAAAAACTCAGAGAAAAGAATCAGGAGTATTGGAAAAGCTATATTTTAAATGATCTGAAAGTTGCACACCCTACTATAGAAGAGAACATTCAAGAGATACACTTACACTATATAGGGCATGGGATGATTTCTCCGGTTCCTGATTTTATTTTTGGTAATGACAAACAAAAAGCTGCGCAATCTATAGCGCATAAAATATTTTTTGCCCATTCAGATTTATCCGGAATTTCAATTTTTGAAGAAGCATTTCATCAGGGGATTGATGCCGTAAATACGATTTTGCATGATACAACCTTGGATTCATAAGAAAGGAACAGATTTGCTATTTATTTTGTCGCCAACTTTTTTGGTGATTTTTTGTGTTGTGTTTTTTCAAAACTGGCTGCAAGAAATAGAAACAAGCAGTTCGTTTTTGATTTGGTTATTGATTGTCGTTTTTATTGACGTGGCACATGTTTATGCAACTTTGTTTAAAACCTATTTTAACAAAGAAGAATTTCAAAAGCATAAGACTCACTATATCATTTTACCCCTTTTTTGTTTAGCCATTTCTTTGGTTCTGTTCTCAATAGGAAGAGCCTTTTTCTGGTCAGTTCTGGCGTATGTCGCTGTTTTTCATTTTATCCGGCAGCAATATGGCTTTATGCGTTTATATGCTCGTAATGAAAAACAAAACCGATCGGCTAAGTTAGTTGATAATTTAATGATCTACGCATCAACGGTATATCCCATGCTATACTGGTTTTGTACACCGAAGAAAAATTTTAATTGGTTCACAGACAATGAGTTTTTTACGTTTGAAAGTCCGGTTTTAGTTAGAATACTTACTATAGCTTATGTTTTAATTATTGCTATTTATGTTATAAAAATTATCACTGAATACATAAAGAACAGGTATTTTAATATCCCGAAGAATCTTTTGGTCTTGAGTACTGCTTTGTCTTGGTATTTAGGAATTGTATATTATAATAATGATTTGGTTTTTACATTGCTTAATGTTGTAGCGCATGGAATTCCGTATATGGCATTAGTTTTTATTAAAGAGCAACAGCAAATTAAAAATAATTTTGAATCAGTCCTTAAATGGAAATTGGAAACTAAGACAATTGTTTTTTTATTTATTGCTACACTTTTGGTTATTGCTTTTGCTGAAGAGTTTTTATGGGAAGTTCTAGTGTGGGAAGATCATTTTTCTTTCTTTTCTGATTTAGATTCTTCCTGGCAAATAATTGCCGTTCCTTTATTAACGGTTCCCCAATTCACCCATTATTTACTGGATGGATTTATTTGGAAAAGAAGAAAATAAGGCTGTCTTATTATTAAAAAAACAGCCTTTTTAAGTTTATTATAAATTAGCTACTACATCCTGCCATTCTTTCATTTCAGGAATTCCCGGTTTTCGTTTTCCAAAGAACTGAACGATCAGATCTCCCATTTCATTAAAAACTTCAATAGAAGTAACAATACCGTCTTCTGTAGGCTTTCTGACGATCCATGTTTGCGCGATCTTTGACATATCTAAATGCAGATTAAAGTCGGGGTCCATGATGTTAAACCAGTTTCCGTGCCATAGTGTTCTCTTGACCTCGCCTGTGTGGATCTGGATATTGCCTTTGTTTCCGACAAAAACCATAATAGGGAAATGTTCTTTTGCAACAGTCTCCAGCATGGAGGTTATTTTTTCTTTTCCTATAGGAGTTGCATAATATTCGCTCGGAGCCAGTCGCATGGCTTGAGTACGACTAACATTGTATTTTTTGAGTAGACCGAAATAATCATGTGTGTCTTTTAAGGTTTCCCATTCTTTCTGAAAGCTAACAATGTTAATTTCATGATCCGGTTTTTCATTCAGATCCAGTGAAACAGACTCAACAGTTTCTATAGCTTCTTGATTATCACTTTTGTATTTTGAGACCAATGCGTTAAAAGCCTCGTCATTGCTCTGAGGTGTTAGATAAATCTTATGAATCGCTAATCCGTCTTTGCTGAAAAACTGGAGACTTTTTCGAGTGCCGTGTTCTGATGTTTCTTCTACACTGAAGGCTTTTGTCCAAACTGAAGGAAAGATCCGTAGATCAATATCTTCACCTACAAACAAGCCGACATAGGGGCTTGAAAAGTCAGCATTCAGATAAACTCCTTTACGCTCATGAACACATTCTTCATTGCGGGTAAGTGCCATAACTTTTCCTAAAGATTTTATCTCTTGTAGGATCGAAGTGATCTCCGGACGTAGCCGGATTACAGTTTCTCCAATTTTGGTGGCCAAAAGTTCAGCCTCGCTAACACCTAACTCAAGTGCAGCATTTCGTATTCTAAGAGAAGGATTTTTTGCTTTTAATTCATCCCATTTTTCTCTTAATGTTGCGGTTGTATCCATATTTTTATGTGTTTAAAATTTTAATTTCCAAATAGAATCAGTGGGTTGTTCGTAACAGGATTTCGACAAATAGTACAAGGGAAATTGTAAACGTCAGAAATAATATCATTGGTAAAAACGTCTTCCGGATGACCTTGTTTTGCAATTTGACCTTGTTTCATCAATACGATCGAATCAGCATATTGAGCCGCTATATTCAGATCGTGAAGAACCACCATCACAGTATTGTTTAATTGTGTAAAATCTTTAATGTTTTTCATGATCCGGTGTTGATGTAGAATGTCTAGATTGTTCAGCGGTTCGTCAAAAAAAGCAAGCTTATGTTCAACCGTATTCTCAAGTTGTACCATAACTCTGGCCAGATGAACCCGTTGTTTCTCGCCACCGGATAGTTGGCTGTAATTTTTTTTAGCTAAATGTTCAATGCCTAAATCCAATAGCTTATTTTCTACAATTTCTTTATCAAGTAAAGATGGCTGGGAGTTAAAATAAGGATAGCGCCCCATTAACACGACATCTTCCACAAAAAGAGGAATATCATGATGATAATGCTGAGAGAATTTAGCTTTGTGTTTTGGCAATTCAGTAGAACTCCAATTTTCTAGCTTTTCCCCTTTAAATAAAATAGGGTGACCTTTTGACGTGATTTCGTGGGAAAGCAAACGAAGTAAAGTGGATTTTCCGGCACCATTCGGGCCTACAATAGCAATTAGCTTTCCCCGTTCTGCTTTGAGGGTAACGTTTCGGAGTAAGGTATTGTTTTTTACGCTATAGGATAATTTTTCTGCTTCTAACATGACTTATAACGTTTTTTTGTTTTTGATTAAAATAGCAATAAATACGGGGGCTCCCATAATTGCTGTTAAAATACCGATAGGCAGTTCTGAAGGAGCAGCAATAGTTCTGCTTAAGGTGTCAGCTCCCAGTAATAAAACGCTTCCGGTTACTGCTGAAAAAGGTAAAATGATCTGGTAATTTGATTTGAACAATTGCCGTAAGATATAAGGAACAATAAGTCCTATAAAACCGATAGTACCGCAAAAAGCAACTGAAGTGCCAACTAATAAAGAGGAAAACCAAATGATCTGTTGTTTCGTCCGCTCAACCGGAATGCCTAAGTGAGCGGCGTCATTCTCTCCCAGCATCATGGCATTGAGCGCCTTTCCTTTTTTGAGGATAAAGAAATAAGATACAG
Proteins encoded in this window:
- a CDS encoding Mrp/NBP35 family ATP-binding protein, which produces MKLDRKDILKALETITVAGEGKNMVESGAIQNVLTFGDEVVVDLLLNTPALHIRKRAEVDIMKVIHEKVYEKAKVKVNVKVEVPEKKEEENVIKGKQIPGISNIIAVSSGKGGVGKSTITANLAVSLAKMGFKVGVLDADIYGPSMPIMFDVENAKPVSVEVEGKSKMQPVQSYGVEILSIGFFTKPDQAVIWRGPMAAKALNQMVFDANWGDIDFMLIDLPPGTGDIHLSIMQSLPLTGAVVVSTPQAVALADAKKGVAMFQNENIKVPVLGIIENMAYFTPEELPENKYYIFGQEGAKNLAEDLQIPFLGEVPLVQSIREAGDYGRPAALQTATPLEKAFEELARNVVQETVNRNDNLPPTEIVKITTMAGCSAVKK
- a CDS encoding NifU family protein; translation: MTQEEVKNNIEKALDEIRPFLNSDGGDISLVEIVDGKHVKVRLEGACTSCSLSISTMKAGVETTIKKYVPQIETVENVA
- a CDS encoding NAD(P)/FAD-dependent oxidoreductase; amino-acid sequence: MIETDIVIIGAGPTGLFAVFEAGLLQMKCHIIDALPQPGGQLAELYPKKPIFDIPGYPEVLAGDLVNNLMEQIKQFQPGFTLGETAETIDKLEDDTFVVTTKEGTKHKAKAVAIAGGLGTFEPRKPVLKDIEFYELEDRGVDYFVKDPEKYRDKNIVIAGGGDSALDWSVFLSNVAKSVTLVHRRNEFRGALDSVEKVKELKDVGKIKLITPAEVVGFNGSERITAVDIEINGARMNVECDYFIPLFGLTPKLGPIADWGLEIEKNAIKVNNALDYQTNIDGIYAIGDVNTYPGKLKLILCGFHEATLMCQSVYNRINPGKRYVLKYTTVSGVDGFDGTRKEAEKAVVKAIE
- a CDS encoding 2Fe-2S iron-sulfur cluster-binding protein yields the protein MAQDVNIKITDRNGVTHEVLAPTDMNMNLMELIRSYELAEEGTLGICGGMAMCASCQVYILNDVVPIDRNPDEEAMLDEAYHVQPNSRLGCQIPITENLEGLAIQIALEQ
- a CDS encoding S-adenosylmethionine decarboxylase family protein; this encodes MSSTFNFPGLHVLLTLETSDIQKLTNHSLFSRFTDEILKKYSLEKVGETIHEFENKSFTSAVCLKESHICVHTWPEYNQLTLDVYLCNYLKENSGKVKKIAAEYKDYFEAEVIKEFEILR
- a CDS encoding DUF4178 domain-containing protein; this encodes MIFTCSNCQTSHSFNIDFDVVEYICPGCRSEYEFKNGKQLFLRKGRDRSNITFEETLKVGNKGTLKGIEYTVIALVLKEVYAQAQWAEYTLMNAKGEIVYLSECNGHWIFLKEVRTDLIIKKRPKQIKYNDIDFYLFEYSNVGIELAKGVFDYAVPNDKIRVTEYINPPFIMSFEKHSTFYSEFFGEHISAREIRNGFNCSVPYRSGVGAIQPFYVNVKNTWMILCVTALLILGTHFAIYKNQSDQNIVNESIPFSKTSNEFISKSFELKGGSAPLGIKVASNVDNSWANVQLALVNEKTGEERYASKDIEYYHGYADGEQWREGSTGESFNICGVPEGKYHLVISAQKAPNDLSNRSVQVRATWNQASSRNLYMVFIFMAVFGAIVYYGEVLFERYRWSESDYSPYNE
- a CDS encoding DUF350 domain-containing protein, whose translation is MNFFTTPVFNSILFSFIGFFILLIAYFIVEKLTPENTWKEIVQKNNIAVAIVFAAFIIGISMIISAAIHG
- a CDS encoding polyamine aminopropyltransferase, with product MGNKFFKFEFLLFLAVFTIATCGLVYELVAGTLASYLLGDSVKQFSFIIGVYLFSMGVGSYFSKFIRNKLLNTFIEIEILVGVIGGLSSTVLFVLFESVYYFQFILYLFVFTTGCLVGLEIPLLMNILKDRVKFRNLVSNVFTFDYIGALLASILFPLVLVPQLGLVRTSLFFGMINISIAIGLSFILTSELKKPLFLKIKAIASFVILLVAFIFSENILSYSESKLYGENIVYTHSTPYQRIVLTHVKNDYKLYLNNNLQFSSADEYRYHETLVHPAMSIAKKAENILVLGGGDGLAVREILKYPEVKKVTLVDLDEGMTKLFMTNKVLLDFNKSSLQNEKVTVVNSDAYLWLKQCNQKFDVVIIDFPDPSNYSLGKLYTLNFYRTLNQCVTTEGVVIIQTTSPYFAPKSFWCINETVKQAIPNADALHVYVPSFGEWGFTIAAKNPQTSFSEVNRKVKGLRFYDYDFEKLNDFSKDMKISQVEINKLNNQILVRYFDEEWSKL
- a CDS encoding flavin monoamine oxidase family protein translates to MTNYNLGHRLWLKDFPEVTEVSHIKYVIIGGGISGLSAARQFVKKGIQDFMLFELEDHLGGNSSNGENQYSKYPLGAHYLPIPNKEDKELLQFLEEEKIIVGYENNQPVFDEEQLSFSPQERLFYKNTWVEGLIPKIGISKQDQQDIERFFVKVEAFKKAKDEKGNYWFDIPLKKASRNGDVLAFDKITMKEWLQKELLTSKVLFQYIDYCCRDDYGLGAEHISAWAGIHYFAGRKHDFIGYEDNVLTWPEGNARLTSLLKKYVEKKHLTKHVVYNVQLQDDKVELNLFDAEKNSSKKVIAEKVIVATPQYVNQYLFQDRKQITKSFKYAPWVLTTLTVNHLFDNNSYPLSWDNVIYGAKGLGYIYNQQQSLGQVQPKKVITYYLSLAEEDTLKSRKKLREKNQEYWKSYILNDLKVAHPTIEENIQEIHLHYIGHGMISPVPDFIFGNDKQKAAQSIAHKIFFAHSDLSGISIFEEAFHQGIDAVNTILHDTTLDS
- a CDS encoding hemin-degrading factor, whose translation is MDTTATLREKWDELKAKNPSLRIRNAALELGVSEAELLATKIGETVIRLRPEITSILQEIKSLGKVMALTRNEECVHERKGVYLNADFSSPYVGLFVGEDIDLRIFPSVWTKAFSVEETSEHGTRKSLQFFSKDGLAIHKIYLTPQSNDEAFNALVSKYKSDNQEAIETVESVSLDLNEKPDHEINIVSFQKEWETLKDTHDYFGLLKKYNVSRTQAMRLAPSEYYATPIGKEKITSMLETVAKEHFPIMVFVGNKGNIQIHTGEVKRTLWHGNWFNIMDPDFNLHLDMSKIAQTWIVRKPTEDGIVTSIEVFNEMGDLIVQFFGKRKPGIPEMKEWQDVVANL
- a CDS encoding heme ABC transporter ATP-binding protein, encoding MLEAEKLSYSVKNNTLLRNVTLKAERGKLIAIVGPNGAGKSTLLRLLSHEITSKGHPILFKGEKLENWSSTELPKHKAKFSQHYHHDIPLFVEDVVLMGRYPYFNSQPSLLDKEIVENKLLDLGIEHLAKKNYSQLSGGEKQRVHLARVMVQLENTVEHKLAFFDEPLNNLDILHQHRIMKNIKDFTQLNNTVMVVLHDLNIAAQYADSIVLMKQGQIAKQGHPEDVFTNDIISDVYNFPCTICRNPVTNNPLILFGN